One Acanthochromis polyacanthus isolate Apoly-LR-REF ecotype Palm Island chromosome 6, KAUST_Apoly_ChrSc, whole genome shotgun sequence DNA segment encodes these proteins:
- the LOC127534494 gene encoding LOW QUALITY PROTEIN: ammonium transporter Rh type B-like (The sequence of the model RefSeq protein was modified relative to this genomic sequence to represent the inferred CDS: deleted 2 bases in 1 codon), with amino-acid sequence MQNAVYKDYPFFADIQVMIFLGFGCLLAFFRLYGFGGMVFNFLTATFAIQWAILVQGYFQFNHDGKIHLGVINLINAEFACAVVLISFGAVLGKTSPLQLLIMALLEVPVFAVTEWVVLKYLKINDAGGSILIHLFACYFGLGVTFVLYRPRLNEGHAKENTSYQSDILSVMGTLFLWVFWPSFNSALTLKGDDQHRAILHTFIGLSASTLTAFALSAMLNKNGKLTMADVQNVSGWRCDGRGICGYDDITCGCGYVPY; translated from the exons ATGCAGAATGCAGTCTACAAGGATTACCCGTTCTTTGCAGACATACAGGTCATGATATTCCTCGGCTTTGGATGCCTGCTGGCATTCTTCCGACTCTATGGCTTTGGGGGGATGGTTTTTAACTTCCTCACAGCTACTTTTGCCATCCAGTGGGCCATTCTGGTGCAGGGCTATTTCCAGTTCAATCATGACGGTAAGATCCATCTTGGAGTGATCAACCTCATAAATGCAGAGTTTGCCTGCGCTGTGGTGCTGATATCTTTTGGGGCAGTGCTGGGGAAAACCAGTCCGTTGCAGCTGCTGATCATGGCCCTGCTGGAGGTGCCAGTGTTTGCAGTCACAGAATGGGTTGTACTGAAGTATCTGAAGATCAATGATGCAGGAGGCTCTATTCTCATTCATCTCTTTGCCTGCTACTTTGGCTTGGGTGTCACTTTTGTGTTGTACAGGCCTCGCCTAAACGAAGGCCATGCAAAGGAGAACACCAGCTACCAGTCAGACATCCTGTCTGTGATGGGGACCCTGTTCCTGTGGGTGTTCTGGCCCTCCTTCAACTCAGCATTAACCCTGAAAGGAGATGACCAGCACAGGGCCATCCTCCACACCTTCATCGGCCTGAGTGCCTCCACCCTCACAGCTTTCGCCCTCTCTGCCATGCTGAACAAAAATGGGAAACTCACGATGGCAGATGTTCAGAACGTG TCTGGCTGGAGGTGTGACGGTAGGGGCATCTGTGGATATGATGATATCACCTGCGGCTGC GGATATGTGCCATACTGA